From one Cupriavidus sp. P-10 genomic stretch:
- a CDS encoding IscS subfamily cysteine desulfurase, with protein MQNEQDNLPIYMDYSATTPVDRRVVDKMVPFLHQQFGNPASRSHSYGWQAEAAVEAARAHVAALLNADPREIVWTSGATEGNNLAIKGAAHFYRGKGNHIITVKTEHKAVLDTCRELERQGFVVTYLDVGTDGLIDLDVLRAALRPDTILVSVMMVNNEIGVIQPVAQIGEICRAAGIVFHCDAVQAAGKIPVDLAALKIDLLTVTAHKVYGPKGIGALYVRRKPRIRLEAQIHGGGHERGMRSGTLPTHQIVGMGEAFRLARLELEEEGRRVGTLRDRLLAGLSRLDEVYVNGSLAHRIPHNLNISFNYVEGESLIMGIKDVAVSSGSACTSASLEPSFVLRALGRSDELAHSSIRFTLGRYTTEAEVDEVIRQVSGTVSKLRELSPLWEMHQEGIDVGTVQWAAH; from the coding sequence ATGCAAAACGAGCAAGACAACCTCCCCATCTACATGGACTACAGCGCGACGACGCCGGTGGACCGCCGCGTCGTCGACAAGATGGTGCCTTTCCTGCACCAGCAGTTCGGCAACCCGGCATCGCGCAGCCATAGCTACGGCTGGCAGGCGGAAGCAGCGGTGGAAGCCGCCCGCGCGCATGTCGCGGCGCTGCTCAATGCCGACCCGCGCGAGATCGTCTGGACCTCCGGCGCCACCGAAGGGAACAACCTTGCAATCAAGGGCGCGGCGCATTTCTACCGCGGCAAGGGCAATCACATCATCACGGTCAAGACCGAGCACAAGGCCGTGCTCGATACCTGCCGCGAACTGGAGCGTCAAGGCTTCGTCGTCACGTATCTCGATGTGGGAACGGACGGCCTGATCGACCTCGATGTCCTGCGCGCGGCGCTGCGGCCGGACACCATCCTGGTGTCGGTGATGATGGTCAACAACGAGATCGGCGTGATCCAGCCGGTCGCGCAGATCGGCGAGATCTGCCGCGCGGCGGGCATCGTGTTCCACTGCGACGCGGTGCAAGCCGCGGGCAAGATCCCTGTCGACCTGGCGGCACTGAAGATCGACCTGCTGACCGTGACCGCGCACAAGGTCTACGGGCCGAAGGGGATCGGCGCGCTGTACGTGCGCCGCAAGCCGCGCATCCGGCTGGAGGCGCAGATCCACGGCGGCGGCCATGAGCGCGGCATGCGATCCGGCACGCTGCCGACGCACCAGATCGTGGGCATGGGTGAGGCCTTCCGGCTGGCGCGGCTGGAACTGGAAGAGGAGGGCCGCCGTGTCGGCACGCTGCGCGACCGGCTGCTGGCGGGGCTGTCGCGGCTGGACGAGGTCTACGTCAACGGCAGCCTGGCGCACCGCATCCCGCACAACCTGAACATCAGCTTCAACTACGTCGAGGGCGAATCGCTGATCATGGGCATCAAGGACGTGGCGGTGTCGTCCGGTTCGGCCTGTACCTCGGCATCGCTCGAACCTTCATTCGTGCTGCGCGCGCTGGGCCGCAGCGACGAACTGGCACACAGCTCGATCCGCTTTACGCTGGGCCGCTACACCACCGAGGCCGAAGTCGACGAAGTCATCCGTCAGGTCAGCGGCACGGTGTCGAAACTGCGCGAGCTCAGCCCGCTATGGGAGATGCACCAGGAGGGCATCGATGTCGGCACCGTGCAATGGGCCGCGCATTGA
- a CDS encoding flavin reductase family protein — MAESSVDQNVMDADAQRRFRNALAMFATGVAVITAPRAGEVPVGITVASFNSVSLDPPLVLFSVDRRCLSLADLCSAPRYAVNVLAEAQQDISNRFARANSGKWEGIDFGDTGDRGDSHVLLPDTLATFECEPYAQHDGGDHVIFIGRVVRHQACHGGRPLIFFGGKYRALEDSAAAA; from the coding sequence ATGGCTGAATCATCTGTCGATCAGAACGTGATGGACGCTGACGCGCAGCGCCGTTTCCGCAACGCGCTGGCCATGTTCGCAACCGGCGTCGCCGTGATCACCGCGCCGCGCGCCGGCGAGGTCCCGGTCGGCATCACGGTGGCGTCGTTCAACTCGGTATCGCTGGATCCGCCTCTGGTGCTGTTCTCGGTCGATCGCCGCTGCCTGAGCCTGGCTGACCTGTGCAGCGCGCCGCGCTACGCGGTCAATGTGCTGGCCGAGGCGCAGCAGGATATCTCGAACCGCTTCGCCCGCGCCAACTCGGGCAAGTGGGAAGGCATCGACTTTGGCGACACCGGCGACCGCGGCGACAGCCACGTGCTGCTGCCGGACACGCTGGCGACCTTTGAATGCGAGCCCTATGCGCAGCACGACGGCGGCGACCACGTGATTTTCATCGGACGGGTGGTGCGCCATCAGGCCTGCCACGGCGGCCGGCCGCTGATCTTCTTCGGCGGCAAATACAGGGCGCTGGAAGACAGCGCCGCCGCCGCTTAA